A window of the Deltaproteobacteria bacterium genome harbors these coding sequences:
- a CDS encoding cobalamin biosynthesis protein CbiE — protein sequence LRTSLRRLRKGGRIVVNMVTLESLEDARKGLAAAGFSPEVVALQIARGRELAGRTLLEAGNTVFIVSSGRAGGGPG from the coding sequence TTCTTCGGACGTCCCTGCGGCGGCTCAGGAAGGGCGGGCGGATTGTCGTGAACATGGTGACACTGGAAAGCCTTGAAGATGCGCGCAAGGGTCTTGCCGCGGCCGGATTTTCCCCGGAGGTTGTCGCTTTGCAGATTGCCCGCGGGAGGGAACTGGCCGGCCGGACCCTCCTGGAAGCGGGAAATACGGTTTTCATTGTAAGCAGTGGAAGGGCAGGGGGAGGGCCTGGATGA